The following are encoded together in the Pleurocapsa sp. FMAR1 genome:
- a CDS encoding TIGR03032 family protein — protein MVQIENEANSNAQEEKLREVRYEYSNNLASILNHLGITLFFSTYQAGKLGVVTAKDNTPNISFHNFDRAMGMAISPTQMAVGGKDWVYFLKNDSKLAPQIEPPGTYDACFLTKGGQYTGDISIHDLAWGNKELWMVNTRFSCLCTLSNNYNFMPQWRPAFISAIAPEDRCHLNGVAMVEGMPKYVTVMGKTDTPGGWRDNKATDGCILEVPSSKVITEGLAMPHSPRMYQNRLWVLNSGHGELITVDIASGKHTKIVCLPGYTRGLALAGKYAFVGLSKIRETAVFGNLPIGDRFKELKCGIAIVDLQAQKMISSLEFQAGVDEIFDVQIAKFPSAIISGPHATTDGANQIWSLPASASQ, from the coding sequence ATGGTTCAAATTGAAAATGAAGCTAACTCTAATGCTCAAGAAGAGAAGCTGCGAGAGGTGCGTTATGAATACAGCAATAATCTAGCTAGCATTCTTAATCATTTGGGAATCACTCTCTTTTTTTCTACCTATCAAGCAGGGAAATTAGGGGTGGTTACGGCTAAAGACAATACTCCCAATATTAGTTTTCATAACTTCGATCGGGCAATGGGAATGGCAATAAGTCCTACGCAAATGGCAGTGGGTGGCAAAGATTGGGTGTATTTCTTAAAAAATGATTCTAAATTAGCTCCTCAAATAGAACCTCCAGGCACTTATGATGCTTGCTTCTTGACTAAAGGTGGACAATACACGGGAGATATTTCAATTCATGATTTAGCTTGGGGAAATAAGGAATTGTGGATGGTAAACACGCGGTTTTCTTGTCTTTGCACCTTAAGTAATAACTATAACTTTATGCCTCAATGGCGACCAGCTTTTATTAGTGCGATCGCTCCAGAAGATCGTTGTCATTTAAATGGTGTGGCTATGGTCGAAGGGATGCCAAAATACGTTACCGTCATGGGGAAAACTGATACCCCTGGAGGTTGGCGAGACAACAAAGCTACTGATGGCTGCATTTTAGAAGTTCCTAGCAGCAAAGTAATTACTGAAGGTTTAGCCATGCCTCACTCCCCCAGAATGTATCAAAATCGTTTATGGGTACTCAATTCAGGTCATGGTGAATTGATTACAGTCGATATAGCTTCTGGAAAACATACAAAAATTGTCTGTTTACCTGGCTATACACGCGGTTTAGCACTTGCAGGCAAGTATGCTTTTGTTGGTTTATCTAAGATTCGAGAAACGGCTGTTTTTGGCAATTTACCAATTGGCGATCGCTTTAAGGAATTGAAATGTGGTATAGCGATCGTCGATCTCCAAGCACAAAAAATGATTAGTAGCTTAGAATTTCAAGCAGGGGTAGACGAGATTTTTGATGTCCAAATTGCTAAATTTCCTTCGGCAATAATTTCTGGTCCTCATGCCACAACCGATGGAGCAAATCAAATTTGGTCGCTACCAGCCAGTGCATCTCAGTAA
- a CDS encoding ELWxxDGT repeat protein — protein sequence MFSADDGENGDELWVSDGTTEGTHLVEDINPGSDDSFPGNFTEFNNQLYFSADDGENGRELFKLIVDDSTTTNIITGTNGSDNLVGTDGADQIEGGKR from the coding sequence ATATTTTCGGCTGATGATGGTGAAAATGGCGACGAGCTATGGGTCAGCGATGGCACAACTGAGGGTACTCATTTAGTTGAAGATATTAATCCTGGTAGTGATGATTCTTTTCCCGGTAACTTTACCGAGTTTAACAACCAGCTGTATTTTAGTGCTGACGATGGTGAAAATGGCAGGGAACTATTTAAGTTAATTGTTGATGATTCAACTACTACTAATATCATTACTGGTACGAATGGCTCTGACAACCTTGTTGGTACAGATGGTGCAGACCAAATTGAAGGCGGTAAACGGTAA
- a CDS encoding ELWxxDGT repeat protein — protein MSTANDGENGRELWVSDGTTEGTQLVKDINPGGDGSNPSNLTEFNNKLYFRLMMVKMATSYGSAMAQLRVLI, from the coding sequence ATTTCCACGGCTAACGATGGTGAAAATGGCAGAGAACTCTGGGTCAGCGACGGCACAACCGAAGGTACTCAATTAGTTAAAGATATTAATCCTGGTGGTGATGGTTCTAATCCCTCTAACTTGACCGAGTTTAACAACAAGTTATATTTTCGGCTGATGATGGTGAAAATGGCGACGAGCTATGGGTCAGCGATGGCACAACTGAGGGTACTCATTTAG
- a CDS encoding ELWxxDGT repeat protein, with the protein MTISYISTANDGENGRELWVSDGTTEGTQLVKDINPGSNGSYPDDLSEFNNQLYFHG; encoded by the coding sequence TTGACAATAAGCTATATTTCCACGGCTAACGATGGTGAAAATGGCAGAGAACTCTGGGTCAGCGACGGCACAACCGAAGGTACTCAATTAGTTAAAGATATTAATCCTGGTAGTAATGGTTCTTATCCCGATGACTTGAGCGAGTTTAACAACCAGCTATATTTCCACGGCTAA
- a CDS encoding ELWxxDGT repeat protein, giving the protein MLLPIVLIFGLTEFNNKLYFSAKDGENGSELWVSDGTTEGTQLVKDINPDGGYYSNSYPRDLTEIDNKLYFHG; this is encoded by the coding sequence TTGCTTTTACCAATAGTTCTTATCTTTGGCTTGACCGAGTTTAACAACAAGTTATATTTCTCGGCTAAAGATGGTGAAAATGGCTCAGAGCTATGGGTCAGCGACGGCACAACCGAAGGTACTCAATTAGTTAAAGATATTAATCCTGATGGTGGTTATTATAGTAATTCTTATCCCAGGGACTTAACCGAGATTGACAATAAGCTATATTTCCACGGCTAA
- a CDS encoding ELWxxDGT repeat protein yields the protein MNSGSYGSYSYGSYLYPTEFNDKLYFRADDGENGAELWVSDGTTEGTQLVKDINPGSYGYGSYPSYLIEFNNKLYFQAERW from the coding sequence ATTAATTCTGGTAGTTACGGTTCTTATAGTTACGGTTCTTATCTTTACCCGACCGAGTTTAACGATAAGCTGTATTTCAGGGCTGATGATGGTGAAAATGGCGCAGAACTCTGGGTCAGCGACGGCACAACCGAAGGTACTCAATTAGTTAAAGATATTAATCCTGGTAGTTATGGTTATGGTTCTTATCCCTCTTACTTGATCGAGTTTAACAACAAGTTATATTTCCAGGCTGAACGATGGTGA